One genomic segment of Garra rufa chromosome 13, GarRuf1.0, whole genome shotgun sequence includes these proteins:
- the LOC141283573 gene encoding transmembrane protein 121-like — protein sequence MVLPPPDKRHVCLTTFVIMTSMAFMDAYLVEQNQGPRKIGVCIIVLVGDVCFLIVLRYVAVWVGAEVKTARRGYAMILWFLYIFVLEIKLYFVFQNCKADRRSLETVARKALTLLLSICVPGLYLVLVALDSMEYVRTFRRKEDMRGRLFWVALDLLDLLDMQANLWEPQRTGLPIWAEGLMFFYCYILLLILPCVSLSEISVQGDHVSPQKMMLYPLLSLVTINIVTILIRGVNMVLFQDSRVSTIFVGKNVVAIATKACTFLEYRKQSREFPNRENTTGIPMEVQQNSVGHGQALPNATSLPHEHTPAREIMDT from the coding sequence ATGGTGTTGCCACCACCGGACAAGCGGCATGTGTGTCTTACCACCTTTGTCATCATGACCAGCATGGCTTTCATGGACGCCTACCTGGTGGAGCAGAATCAGGGGCCACGAAAGATTGGCGTCTGCATCATTGTCCTGGTCGGGGACGTCTGCTTTCTTATCGTCCTCCGCTATGTGGCGGTTTGGGTTGGAGCAGAAGTGAAGACGGCTCGACGAGGATACGCCATGATCCTTTGGTTCCTCTATATCTTTGTGTTGGAGATCAAACTTTACTTTGTTTTCCAGAATTGTAAGGCTGATCGCAGGAGTCTGGAGACTGTCGCCCGGAAGGCTTTGACTTTATTGCTGTCCATTTGTGTGCCAGGCCTCTACCTGGTTCTGGTGGCTCTGGACAGCATGGAATACGTCCGTACCTTTCGGAGGAAGGAGGACATGAGGGGGCGGCTCTTCTGGGTTGCTTTGGACTTGCTGGACCTGCTGGATATGCAGGCAAACCTTTGGGAGCCGCAGCGGACGGGTTTGCCCATTTGGGCGGAAGGTTTGATGTTCTTCTACTGCTACATTTTGCTTCTGATTCTTCCTTGCGTGTCCCTGAGCGAGATCAGCGTGCAGGGTGACCATGTGTCCCCCCAGAAGATGATGCTCTATCCTCTTCTCAGTCTGGTCACCATCAACATCGTCACCATCCTCATACGTGGCGTCAACATGGTGCTCTTCCAGGACAGCCGGGTATCCACCATCTTCGTCGGCAAGAACGTGGTGGCCATCGCGACTAAGGCGTGCACCTTTCTCGAGTACCGGAAACAGTCGCGAGAATTCCCAAATCGAGAGAACACAACCGGAATTCCCATGGAAGTCCAGCAAAACTCGGTGGGACATGGACAAGCTTTGCCAAATGCTACGAGCCTCCCACATGAACACACTCCAGCACGGGAAATTATGGATACATGA